The Orcinus orca chromosome 4, mOrcOrc1.1, whole genome shotgun sequence genome includes a region encoding these proteins:
- the LOC125964200 gene encoding LOW QUALITY PROTEIN: guanine nucleotide exchange factor subunit RIC1-like (The sequence of the model RefSeq protein was modified relative to this genomic sequence to represent the inferred CDS: substituted 1 base at 1 genomic stop codon), which translates to MATFRGLLASCVPGLVAASLRSALHASGPGTLEVQKISTHPPIHLLFHXPIYPLIHPSTHSSTCLFIHPTIHPSIHPSTHPSIHPPTHPSIHPSIHPSTHPSIHPSIHPSIHPSIHPHIHPPTTHPSIHPSSIHPPSTHPSIHPPTHPSIHPSIHPPTHPSIHPSTHPSIHPPIHPSVHPSTHPSIHPSTHLSIHPSIHPSTHPSIHPSTHPSIHPSIHPS; encoded by the exons ATGGCGAC CTTCCGGGGGCTGCTGGCGTCCTGTGTTCCCGGGCTCGTGGCCGCATCGCTCCGATCTGCCCTCCACG CGTCGGGGCCTGGCACTTTGGAGGTGCAAAAgatatccacccatccacccatccacctgcTTTTCCATTGACCCATCTACCCAttaatccatccatccacccattcatccacttGCCTATTCATCCATC ccaccatccacccatccatccatccatccacccatccatccatccatccacccacccatccatctatccacccatccatccatccatccacccacccatccatccatccatccatccatccatccatccacccatccatccatccacacatccacccacccaccacccacccatccatccatccatcatccattcacccaccatccacccatccatccatccatccacccacccatccatctatccatccatccatccatccacccacccatccatccatccatccatccacccatccatccatccatccacccatccatccatcagtccatccatccacccacccatccatccatccatccacccatctatccatccacccatccatccatccatccacccacccatccatccatccatccacccatccatccatccatccatccatccatccatcc